The genomic region GACTGACATATAATCAATGAGCAGATTGTACCtctttgtggctttttttttctagTGGGATTGTTTAGTACTGAAATGTGTGTTATGTTCACAAGGCAACTTCAATAAGATTACAGAACATTTCAGGTAACCTCATCATAATGATCATGGAATTTAAGGACCCAATCCTACTGTTGTTGCTCAGGCAAAAGATCTATTAAAAGCAATAGAAGTTTTGCCTGCTGAGGCGTCTCTAAGTAATTACTTCAGATTTTGCCCAGATATTTTAGATATTGGGGTACCCACTAGGGTGAAATCTTGACACTGGAGGTTTTCCCACTCACTTCTGCAACTTCAGGATTTCACCCCTATCTTCTAGCCCAATCAATTTTCAACTGAggcaacaaaacagaaaaaatgtgGCCAAGTACATTGTAACACGATATGTGGAATTTAAGTGTGTGTAAAGAGGACTCCCTAGAATACAGCAAAGTGGTAGATGTGGAATTTTATAAATGCTAGTTGGCCAAAACTATAAAATCTCTTTTATACAAACCATACTTAACACCTCATCAGTCTGAATTGCTGAGTTTGACTCAAATGTTGATACCCTCTTTTGGTTAATGAGCCATTCATACAGCCTCTGATCATCCATGATAACCCAAGAACAGCAACAATCCTACTACTTTAATTCAAGGTGTAACTGCATTAGATGTGAGAGAGAAACAGTCTGTTACTGTTGCTGGAACTGGTTATTATGAGGCAGATATGAACACGTGCTCTAAGAATCTGCTCCTGTATCTGTTGAAATCTGtagcaaaactctcactgatttcCAGGATGAAGGGTCAGGTCCTTAGACATTGTACAGGAAACCCTCAAGATGCAACCGCCCACGCTGCAACCaattttgtaagtgcagaaggggctgaaaaCTCCCAACTTACGTCCTCAGCCTGCATTTATGACGGCGCACAacgcctatcgtaaatgaggatTTGAGTTATGATgtccccgacttgcgacgcttccccaaGAACCAGTCACGTCACAAGTCGGGGGCTACCTGTAATGTATTTGCTGAGACAGTTGTCCTGTGTCTGTCTTAGCACGTGTGATGCTTCAGATTGACTGGCAATGGCAGACTgatttctttcagaaaagggaCTCATGTTTACAAGCCATCATAGCTTCACCAGCAGCCAATAAGAAAACATCATTGTTGTCTGTATTTCCAAACCCATTTAATAATTAATACTCTCAAATAGGCTGGATAAATGCAGACATTTTCAATGCTGTCATTCATATTTGGTACATAGTCGTAGCTAGTTAGTTAATATCTGCAATAACAAAACTGAAAAATGAGACATTGATATATGTACTTCTTGGATGGTTGAAGGCATGATCTTAAAACACTTGCCTTGTGATTAATGCCATAAATGCAGGTGAAGAGGTTATAACCACACTCGTACCTGCATTAATTCAATACCAATATTTTTGATGATGGAGTTTGTAGCTGATCAGGAAATTGCAGTTGAATTTTTAGGCTCTTGCTTGTGTCTCCTCTCCTTTCATCTCTTCATTTTCAGGCattccagaggcagcagtttcCCCAGCAGTAGAGTTTTCATTTGTTGCATTAGGTTCTCCACTTGGTGTAGCTGTGGCAGCATACTCATTTTCTTGGGTGGGTATATTAACATACTCCACATTTGTCTGTTGCTTCTGAGTCATTGGTCTGCAGGAAGACAGGATGAAGGCTAGGTTAATTAATCACAAATTGAAATCCTACTTATTATAGAGCCATCCAAAAGGAATATTTTAGAAAGCTCTGGCCTAATAACTATAGTATGATTATTTAAATTACACACTAGTGCCTAGAGTTCCCCATTGTATATAAAAAGTATTGTGGTACAATTTGCAGGAGACATAAAGATTGGCAGAGTAGTAAATAAGGATGAGGAGACTGCAGTCAGATGGAGGGATCCAAATTGTTTGGTAAGCTGGGTCCATTCAAACATACATTTAAATACAGATAACTGCAAGGTTCTGCATGCAGGCCCTATATATGGAATGTAGGAGTGTATCCTGAAAAAGTAGCAACGCTGAAAAAAAGGTAGGGATTATAATGGACAAACAACATGAGCTCTTCGTACAATGCTGTGGCAAAATGTGCTAATGCAGTTCTTGGATGTATAAATTAGAGTACTGAATATAGGAGTAAGGGAGGTGATTTTACCTCTATATATGGGAATGGTGAGACCAGCACTATAATCCTTGTTTTGTGTCCCTATTAGTGAAAGGATATTGAAAAACTGGAAAGGAtacagaaaagagccacaaaagTGATTTCAGATCTGTGAAAATGACCTACGGTGAGAAATCTAAGGTGTTCGATCTATTATCTCTTtgtacattttagaaatgtgcatctgtctgtctgagagtctgtctgtgagtctttgttcaagaactcctccgaaaggctaagaactaggaccactacatttggtgtgcagcttcctcttctctttacttaaagcaaggtcaggattcggttgtgccaggaaaatgggaaggggtgggaaatgggactgttttccaaaacatggaaaggaaggggctgTTTGGAGGGAAGCTATACTCACAGTGACCACTGGGGGTAGTGAGCATAGGAGAGAGctatattgcagagtgaccactgcgGGAAACGGTATCATGAAGGGAATGGCCAGCTGGTGATGGAGCTCACGATCTTTCCTGCCACCAGATTGAGTAAGTGGGGCCCTTCCACCCCATCCTAGGAAAgggcaaaggggaggggaaaggaaaggacagcccctccctccccccagcctactGCCCTTAACCCCCTTTCCCCACAgttctgccctgactcctgcagtcTCCATaccatcagccccctgccctgcagaacCCAGGCAACACTGGATAAATATTCTAGTCTTATTCAAAAGAAGATTACAAGGTGACTTGATTTCTCTGCATGGGTACCATCTCAGGAGAAAATACAATGGTACAAAAGAGTTCCTATTAACTTTGTGcagaaaggcagaacaagaaccATTGGCTGCAAGATAAAGCTGCACAAACTTTAGACTCCCAAAGGAAGTAGTGGATTCTTCATATCTTGTAATCTTCAAATCAATACTGGATGCTCTTCTAGAAGCTGTTTTAGTccagtggtcatcaaccagtggatcgggatctagtggtagatcttggaacctttgacaggtgatcctgactggtttggccaggaagctatcaagtgctggcacttctgttgcccccctccccacccctcacactgtcatgctactcctgccctctgccttggaactggccccctgggagcctcctgcttgctgtgcagggtgggggaggaggaagagggagcacTGATATCAAGgtgtccctcctccttcccacttcTGTACCTTATCTCCATAGAGGGAGAAGGTGATGGAGAgaacttggcaatgcaaatctctgtccctcacacactgtgtgtgtgtctgtcattctcacaaacacacactgtccttcactctcatctcctgccccaacacatatgtgggggGCTGTTatttctgttactgcttgcaagGTGTGTTACGTTTGGTTTTCGAATGATTTGTGCATTTAATTCCTTGAGTAGTGGGTTCTAcaatgcctaacctgtcgtggctggagtcattatccccatggtaattgctgctcctggaagtggctggaatTTGCCTGCAACCCCTGAGagaagcagagcagggggtctccacatactgtccttgcctgcagacaccactcctgcagctcccattgatcagtaatggggaaccatggccagtagaagctagtgcctgtagatgaggggcagcacatggagccattgctgtacatgccagctgctttcaggagtggtgcagggccagggcaggattaAACCTACCTTAACAatactgctccaccacctggaagtcatctcagttaaacggtgcccagccacagcctgcttcctgaaccccattcccagccctaaaccttctcctgcacccaacatCCTGcgccagacatgagtccccctgcacccaaactccttgtCAGAGCTTGGACCCTCTGGGCTCCAATCCCCATTCTGGGCTAATCCCAGAgcacctcccacactccaaattccttggcccaagaccagaacctacTCTCAAACCCActacctggtgaaagtgagtgagtagGGGACATGGACTGAGCAGGATGAGGGCTCAGAGAAGGGGAggcgcaggggcagggcctcaaagaaggggggaaggaagtggggccaagggtatttgggtttgaggtagatcttaccttgcacttaaattgaaaaatgtgatcttgtggttagaaaggttggaggccactgttTTAGTCAAACACTTGGGCCCAGGGTCAATAGTGACCAGCCTGCAaactgtgggccacatgcagcccactggggttctgcCTGCCGTCCCCCGACTGCCCCTCTCCTCATGTGCCTCTCGTGCACTGGAGCCCTGTTCTTCctactctcccctccctcccagccccttcaGAGCCCCACAGATCTGCTGATTTGTGTTCTGTCCCCGCTCCACCCTCTATCTCCCAGAGCTGTGTGCAGCTGTTCACGCTCTGGGatggaggggcagagtggggacagagcacaAATCAGCAGTTTTGTAGCGTGCTGAAAGTGCTGGAAGGGAGGAGAAGAGTAGGAAGTGTGGGACGCCGGTGCCCTGGTGCATGAGAGGCATGtttgggaaggaggcagagaggcggtatgtgggctgcaggtggaaccccagtaggctgcgggctgcaggttgcccaccactggtcatgAGTCTACTGAGATGGAGGgacactcatgtggcccactcactattcTTGAGAGACTAATGTAGGTGAGGTATTATCTGCATTATTGTTGGGTTTTTAACCCagagggagaagaaaaagaagggaatAATACCTCTTCCCACCTCGTCTCTCTGATATCCTGTAACCAACATAAATACAAACCAAAACTGCAAGACACTATAATGACAGTTTCAAAATGAGGCTAAAATAAATATTCTTACTTCGTAAATGTTATTGCACCATAGTTGACTTAGTCCCAAAGAAACCTTTGTAATATGGAAGTTTTGATTTTGGACCCATCTTTACCATCTCTCTTTAGGGTATTAGTCAGGAAACGTTTGGTTTACAATCAAGCAAACAAAAATTCTTACTGCATTTCGCTATTTGCTGCTTTTTCTTTaatcttctctttcttcttcctcttgGTTAAAAACCAGACAACAATGCAGATAACAATTGCTCCCAGAATTGCTCCAATTAATGCTCCAGCAATGAGACCACCTTCTGAATCTGGAAAAATATGTACGCAATTGTCATGAACAGGAGCAGTGCTAACTAGCATCAGGTgcctaaggggttaactcaggttcctagcaaaggtgttggccaggaggGTTggggcagtcagccaataaaaatgcagaccACACCAAGGTTTGTGAGGCTGCTACAGCCTTCCATCTTACAGAGCTAGGTTGGTCAGTTAACTCACTGTAGAAGCTTGTGATTTTAGATCTAGAAGTTCTAGATTCAGTCCTTGATAATGACAATCCAGTCAAGGATGTGGTGTTAGATTAGCATTTGTATAGTTTATTAGATATTTAAAGTCATTTAGGAACATTAACTAATTAAGtctcacaatactcctgtgagATGTTTCTAAGCATACATTAGTATGCCCGTTTTACAGGTGGCAGACAGaggcagagagattaaatgactttcCCAAAGCCATACAAGGTTCAGTTGAATTGAGAACTGAGGATCTCTTGCCTACCAACCccttttttattccaaaatagtccacctttaaaaaaatgtatttttgttgttgttctgatTATGCAGTATGAAAAGCACATTTTATCCTATTCATAAAATGAACTCACGTGATGCAGTCAAGTCAATTTCACAGCTGCTGTTTCCAAGGCTGTTACTAGCTATGCACCGGTAGTATCCATTTTCAAAGGTGGTGAGATTACCAATAATAAGAAGCCCAGTTTTCATATCTGTGACAAATGGAAAAGATGTATGTACATGCATGTttatgctagggatgtaatattgttgtcgattaaccgataagcaaatccttatcggttaatgctattgaCTATATGCagttaaatgcagagccacagaacatttaaatgcagagcctggCTTAGTCACGGTCAGGACCAGACCCTGcagtgactctgcatttaaaatgtagtaggaactgGGCGGGCAGActacctggctcagtcctggcttgcaccaggtccaggacctatccccaCTGTGACTGCATTAAattgtagtaggagctgggctgcctgcccacccagctcctactatattttaaatgcagaaccacagctgggtttggtcccagacctggcgcgagctgggactgagccgggctgcctgccaacccagttcctactacattttaaacaCAGAGCCGCAGTTGGGGtaggacaggggtgtccaaacttttttcaaagagggccagatttgaagaagtgaacatgcatgagggccgtccccgcactctcagccccaaggcggagggcgcagggcacgccggcctcacggcggcccgggggcagggcgaacccgcagccgagcaggggagtggggctgcagaTGTGCCCTACaggcggaggccatgggcggtggCGGTGGCGGCGgtggcgcggccggaagcggcgcactgggcgcgccagttcaaaagagcgccggggagccaggagagggggaggaagcgggggccgtattaaattggaacatgggccgcaattggcccgcgggccggactttggacatgcctggggtaggacctggacccagcacaagccaggactgagcgctTTAactgccttcccttatcgactaatcatgtagttacAATTAGAaaattacccacttcttaacattccTAGTTTATACCCTATATAGGTAATTAATTGTATTTACTGAATAAGAATAATATGATTAATACAAGTCATGGGAGGTTTTATTATAAATTTTGCAACATTTAAATACAGAGATTTCTGTAAAAACAATTGTTACATAATTTTACAGATCATCACATTAAGTACATGAGAACCAGGGCCCCTGTCCTGCAAACACAGAAACATGTGTGTAGTTTTACTTGTGCAGGTAGTACTGTTGAGGCCAGTGGGATCTCTTTAAGATGTAAAAACTATGCACATACTTAAGTGTTTGTCCTAGGAAACAAAACAACAATTTAAATTACACTGGTTATAAGTTTAGTGCAAGTTTGCATCTCTCATGACAAGGTGAGTGAGAgttactgttgttgtttttttgttttgttttgttttgtttgttttagtaaTCAGATTGTTGCAGTCTTTTTCACTTGAATACTCTGAAGTGTAATTAGTATCacaggtaagatttttttttaaaataattatcttTTCTGAGACCAGCAACATTATTtattgtaaaatttaaaaaaccaaacaggtTAATGCATTTGTATGACTGTTAGGAAATTTTTGATAGGTAAGAATAAATTCAACCCACATTGTTGCATGCAAAGTAGGGAAATCCAATCTTTTCTGTATAGACTATTGAATACTGGCTCTCCCCGACTTGTGATGCGATCAGTTCCGGAGATCACGTCGCAAGTTGAGGGCATCATAACTTGAGTCTGCATTTACgacagatgggctgtgtctacactggcatgaatttccggaaatgcttaaaacggaatactattccgttttcagtttttccggaaaaggagcatctacattggcaggctgcttttccggaaaagccccttttccggaaaagcgtctgtggccaatgtagatgcgcttttctggaaaagagccccgatcgccattttcgtggggctgtctacactggcccttttccggaacagtgttctggaataaggacttatgcccgagctggagcagaatagtttttccggaatagcggctgattttgtacagtagagcatcgttgcttttccggaaattcaagggccagtgtagacagctcgcagcttattccggaaaagcggctgattttctggaataagtggcccagtgtagagacagccatgTTGTATGCCATCCTAAATGCGAGGccgaggatgtaagtcgggggatttcagccccttctgcacttcTGGAAAAGGCCGTAAGTGCAGGGGATCGTAAGTTGGGCCATCGCAAAGCAAGGGCCTCCTGTACATGGTTCAGGCCATATACTTTAGCTCTTGCATGTTACACACTAGCATTGAGGAAGATACTCACTGAGTTGTTCTGTCATGGGTTTGAGGGCATCCCCTGAAACTTTATGCCACTGGTATATAGGtataggcattccttcatcagaatAGCAGGAGAGAGAGATAAGGTGGCCTGTCTCAGGGGTTCCCCGTAAGCTACagtgaggctgtgaaggcttgaCTGTAAAATAACAACAGGAAAAATAGTTACAGAGAGGATACAAATTCTGGGCCCCAATCTTGCCAGATCTAAGTCTACTttgttacactgatgtaaatctgGAACTAATCTATtgacttcagaaatgttttttaGATTTCTGCCAGAATTCTGACCACAATCTCTCCCTTATAGACCTGAACAGCAATAAAGTGAACAATTGGGGGAAAACTCCTACTGCCTTTGGTGTTTAGCAGATGAAGTACTTGTATGAAGACTATGACATATTGCATCTTGATGGAAAAGATTTCAATGATACTACGACTGTCACTTTTTGTCCCTGTCAAATCACTTTCTGTCTTGTGGGATTATCATTTTCTGTGTAACAAGCTTTAGTCTATATGGATGCAAAGAACTATAACCTGATTCCTTAGTGCCTGGCATCTGCAGAGTCATTTACACCGGTGCAAAGTATTACCATTCTATGGTAGCAGTGG from Pelodiscus sinensis isolate JC-2024 chromosome 13, ASM4963464v1, whole genome shotgun sequence harbors:
- the VSIG1 gene encoding V-set and immunoglobulin domain-containing protein 1, whose protein sequence is MFATMLKIFAIIAALSGHINGVTVTVPQSMVNVTVGGNVTLLCTYKTTGPLDSLFIQWSFYSAKEKQHETIFYFQNGQTFEYGEFKNRINGTTNPGNASITISNMQPSDTGLFTCEVFNPQDSNGQNQKSVAVSVLVKPSQPHCSLRGTPETGHLISLSCYSDEGMPIPIYQWHKVSGDALKPMTEQLNMKTGLLIIGNLTTFENGYYRCIASNSLGNSSCEIDLTASHSEGGLIAGALIGAILGAIVICIVVWFLTKRKKKEKIKEKAANSEMQPMTQKQQTNVEYVNIPTQENEYAATATPSGEPNATNENSTAGETAASGMPENEEMKGEETQARA